GGTCTTTTCTTAATTTTTTAACTGTTTTTCATCCTGCGCAACATGTAATTCCTGTACTTCTGCAATTATATTAACTTTTTTACTTATGCACTCTAATAATAAAGTGTTTTTGTCAATTTTACTATCCATTTTCTTTAAAAGTTTTATTATATCTAAATTCACGCTATCACCTATTTAATAAGTACTATATTTATATTATAACATTTATTTCCTAATGATAGCTAAGAAAAAAGCTATCTATAAGAGTATATTCATATAATATTTTTAGTAAAAATATACAAGCCTAGAATATAGTTTTCATATTCTAGGCTTGTATCATTAGTTCGATTATTTATTCAATAATTTGCTTATATTAAATCTATTTTTATATAGCTTTACGCAAATAGAGACTTTATTTTTGAAATGATAGAATTTGCATGTTTCTTTGGTAGAACTTTAGAAGAATTTTTTTCCATTTTTAGTTCAACTACTATTGGATCATGGTCACTTACTCTTCCCCCTGCTTGAGTATATTCTGAGTTTATATTTACTATATCTACCTTTGTTTTATCCGCCGCTTTATTATCTACTAAAATATGATCTAGTACTTGTGAGTTTCCCTTATACATATAGTTGAATCTTTCTGATACTGGAAGATTTTCAATCGTATTTGTAAATTCATTTCCTTTTAATATGTTTAATGTTTCTGAAAACTCAAAGTCATTTAAATCTCCCAATATTACTACATTTGCATTTGGACTATTTCTAAGTATTTGTTTAGAAAAATTATTTATTACCTTTGCTTGTTCATGCCTTATAGTTTCACTACTTCTTAATGGTGGTTGTGTTGATCCAAACGCCTTATCATCCCCACTCTTTGAATTTAAGTGATTTCCTATTACAAATATTTTTTCTCCTTTAAATTCAAACTCTGCTACTATAGGCTTTCTACTAGACTTAAAAGCACTATTTAAAGGATCTATTCTTCCAGGATTTAAAGATAAGTTTTCCCCTTTCATAGATACCCCAGTTACAGCATCTCCCTTTTTACCCACGTCTACCAGACTTACTCTTTGTGGCTTATATACATAACCTACCCTTATATTTCCTCCTGGTTCTCCCCCATCCTGTCCATTTTCAGGTGATATATCTGTATATGCATATTGCGGTCCACCTGCTTCTTTTATTTTGGTTATAAGAGATTCATAAGTTTTGCTTCCATCTGTCACTTCACTTGTTGTATTTCCGTCATTGTCTTGCACCTCTGCAAGTCCTATAATATCAGGTGAACTTAAATCTTCTACTATAGATTTAGCTATTTTATTTATTCTATCAGTATCTTTTGGTGAAAGATTTTCAACATTATAAGTGGCTATTGTAACTTTATTATTTTTAGGCTTTAGTTTTGTTTTTTCTGAATCCCTTTTCTTATTTGAAGGTACTATCTGCGGAAGCTCCTCTGTATTTAATATATTGTAATTTCCGTAACTATAATCAACTATACCTACAATAGAATCTTTAAATTTATCTCCTGTTCTTACATTTAATGAATCTGTAACACTATTTGTAAACTTATCAAGTATTATAAGTATCTCGGGATTTCCAACATAGTCTGAAAGCTTTATACCATTATGAATTGTTAGTTTGTTACGAGAAGCTTGTCCATTATCTGGCAACACATATACCTCTTTATACTTAGGTGATGAACCTGTAATTAGTGGATTATTTACTTTTACTCTCATATACTCAATACTTTCGTAAAAGTCTATAGCGTCTTCTTCTGGATCAAATACTGTAAAATTATCATTATCTACTACATCTCTAGGCACTTGTTTTCCACCTATACCTAGTACTATAGGTTCTGGAAGGGCATTGTTACTTGAAATTACTTTCAATTTTGGATTTTTGATTTGAGTTTTACTTAATTCTCCTTTATATGCGAATTCATCAACTATTCCATCTACTTTTACTTTATCTCCTATCTTTACCCCTGGTGCTTTACTAGTATACACATATATTGCATCTGATGTTTTATCATTATTATCTGACAATACATCTTGCACATAGAATCCTTTAGATTCAACTCCAGTCACTATACCTAAAACATTCTCCACTGACTTACCTTTATATGGTGATATATGACTTTCTCCTTGAATAGAGCCTATTCTTAGGCTATTTTCGACATCTTCTGGATTACCATTTTCTCTTTTACTAATATCCTCTATAGTTCTTATCATAAGTTGATAGTTATCATATTGACCTACAGGTGAAGTTATAGTTATGGTTTCACCTACTTTAAAAGTATCTGACGGTATCTTAGGATCAAGATATCTGTCTACTCTAAGGTCTATAGTATCTTTTCCATCTGATAATACTACAGTATATCCTATATTCTCTTTTCCTACCGACTTTACTTGAACATTTTCTAACGTTACAAGTTGTCCTTCTACATTTTCGTCTAGTTGGAAAATCTTAAGCTTTTTAGCTTGTGGGAGTTTATTATTAGATGAGATTAATTCTACTAAAGGTGATTTAATTTCCTTTAACCCTCTATATTCATATAAGCTGCCTTGTATCTTTACAGTATTTCCAACAGAAAGGTCTTTATTAGATGTTTCTCCTAGGTATACATATATACCAGCAGTATCGTCTTGAATAAATACGTTATTACCGATTTTACCTGTAACTATACCTTGTACAGTTACTTCTGTTTCCAAAGGTTTTTCTCTAGCTTCTGATATAGCTATGTAGTCTTTTGAACTTTCTACTGACTTATTTACCTCTGTAGTTACAAGTTGCAAGTTATTACGCTTAACATTGTTTATATTTTCAGTTGTTGCGAATGAAGTAATGAACATTGTATTTGCTAAAGCTATACTCATACATACCTTAATAATTCTTTTAATTTTCATTTACATTCCTCCTAGTTTTTAAAATGAAAACTTGACCTTTTATAAAAGTATGGATATTAATTAAAGCCTTAGATTTGATACAAATGGTTTTTACTAATTCACCTCCTATGTTTTTTAATATTCTCTATTTGTTTTGCAGTTCCTTTCTTTTCCATGTTAATATTTGGTTAATATTTACAAAAGCTTTTTAGGTTAATAGAACCTAAAAAAGATAGAGTAAAACTCTATCTTTTCTTTTGAATAGATTATTAAAAATCTGCATTATCTTCTTGTTATATTATTAATTAAATCATATTTATTCTAGTTAGGAACTATAAGTACATTTATATTTGATTTGTGTATTATCTTAGTTGTTACCGAACCTATCAATAGTCTATCTAAGCCACTCTTACCTGATTTAGTCATTATTATCATATCGTATCCTTCTTTTGCTTTTTCTAATATTTCTTTATGAGGATATCCAACTGCATAGCATTTATCTGGATTAAATTCAGATATACGTTCACAAGCCTTATTTAAAATATCTTGGGATATCTCTTTTGATATTTCCATTCTCTCAGCAGTTAAATCTATTCCCCCATAAATTACTACTTCGTCTACATGCATTACTGTAACACTAACATCCTCTGGCTTGTACATGCTTTTAAGTGTATCAAAGGATTTCATACTTCTCTCTGACCCATCTATTGGAATAAGTATTTTCATATTTCCCACTCCTTTTTATATTTAATATATCAACCTAACCTCACGTAACTTTCTTAAATATTGTTATTAATATACCCTATTAGATATGCTGCTAACACAACTTTTATTCTAAAATATATACCAATTAGTAAAAAAAATAGTGTGGAAATAATGATATTTCTCGGGAAATTAAAAGTAAATAATCGAAATTAACTTTTTATTGGCAAAATATAAAAAACATTCAATTAGGATATAATAATTAAAAATAATTTAAAAAAATGATTCACATTTATAAGAATTTATGAGAGAATATAAGGATGTGCTTTGTTATTTTTTTTATACTTTATAATAAAAGCTTAAGAGAACTGAACAACTATTCTGATGAGTGAGGTGCAGCTAGTGAAAATAGGATTTGATCATAAGAAGTATCTTGAAGAACAGTCTAAATATATTTTAGAAAGAGTTAATAACTATGATAAACTCTATTTAGAGTTCGGTGGAAAACTTATAGGGGACTTTCATGCTAAAAGAGTCTTACCAGGTTTTGATGAAAATGCTAAAATCAAACTATTGTGTAAGCTAAGAGAGAAAGTCGAAATAATTATCTGTGTATATGCAGGGGATATAGAAAGAAATAAAATAAGAGGTGACTATGGTATCACTTACGACATGGATGTGTTAAGGCTCATAGATGACTTAAGAGGATATAACCTATTGGTAAATAGTGTTGTAATCACAAGATATGATGAGCAACCTTCAGTAACCGTATTTATAAACAAACTTGAGCGTAGAGGCATAAAAGTTTATAAACACAGATCAACTAAAGGTTATCCAACAGACGTAGATACA
Above is a genomic segment from Gottschalkia purinilytica containing:
- a CDS encoding endonuclease/exonuclease/phosphatase family protein — encoded protein: MKIKRIIKVCMSIALANTMFITSFATTENINNVKRNNLQLVTTEVNKSVESSKDYIAISEAREKPLETEVTVQGIVTGKIGNNVFIQDDTAGIYVYLGETSNKDLSVGNTVKIQGSLYEYRGLKEIKSPLVELISSNNKLPQAKKLKIFQLDENVEGQLVTLENVQVKSVGKENIGYTVVLSDGKDTIDLRVDRYLDPKIPSDTFKVGETITITSPVGQYDNYQLMIRTIEDISKRENGNPEDVENSLRIGSIQGESHISPYKGKSVENVLGIVTGVESKGFYVQDVLSDNNDKTSDAIYVYTSKAPGVKIGDKVKVDGIVDEFAYKGELSKTQIKNPKLKVISSNNALPEPIVLGIGGKQVPRDVVDNDNFTVFDPEEDAIDFYESIEYMRVKVNNPLITGSSPKYKEVYVLPDNGQASRNKLTIHNGIKLSDYVGNPEILIILDKFTNSVTDSLNVRTGDKFKDSIVGIVDYSYGNYNILNTEELPQIVPSNKKRDSEKTKLKPKNNKVTIATYNVENLSPKDTDRINKIAKSIVEDLSSPDIIGLAEVQDNDGNTTSEVTDGSKTYESLITKIKEAGGPQYAYTDISPENGQDGGEPGGNIRVGYVYKPQRVSLVDVGKKGDAVTGVSMKGENLSLNPGRIDPLNSAFKSSRKPIVAEFEFKGEKIFVIGNHLNSKSGDDKAFGSTQPPLRSSETIRHEQAKVINNFSKQILRNSPNANVVILGDLNDFEFSETLNILKGNEFTNTIENLPVSERFNYMYKGNSQVLDHILVDNKAADKTKVDIVNINSEYTQAGGRVSDHDPIVVELKMEKNSSKVLPKKHANSIISKIKSLFA
- a CDS encoding universal stress protein codes for the protein MKILIPIDGSERSMKSFDTLKSMYKPEDVSVTVMHVDEVVIYGGIDLTAERMEISKEISQDILNKACERISEFNPDKCYAVGYPHKEILEKAKEGYDMIIMTKSGKSGLDRLLIGSVTTKIIHKSNINVLIVPN